The following are encoded in a window of Variovorax paradoxus genomic DNA:
- a CDS encoding bifunctional acetate--CoA ligase family protein/GNAT family N-acetyltransferase: MDKHFLTPLFAPTSIAAFVGEPSDPGGQTALGRTLREAFRADRFDGTLRFIDIRTQGTLEELAQTHADLALIALAPRDVAAALEIAGRIGCKAAVVISTGIAADQAAQWRKIARREGVHLLGPNSLGFQRPPLHLNASVAGPLARTGPLALVSQSGALTASMLDWARQNGVGFSSVVSLGPHTSVDIPQVLDFLANDAATHSIIVYLEGIADARRFMSALRSASHAKPVVVLKAGRKPAGNEAAQTHSAAIVGSDDVFDAALRRAGAVRVRSFVELFSAAKCLASRYRPVGKRLAVVTNGGGPGVLAADWINEIGLDLGRLSAPAQKLLQPSLPALASLTDLIDLSEDATPAHFRAAIDTASADSQIDGVLAIFSPKAGVDAAATARALADIPRPMPKPLLACWMGDASVGNARAVLAEATIPSFRTPEAAVGAFGNIAAFYQNQQLLQQTPPPLSALAKPDIDGARLLIESVLAERRKVLTEMESKSLLSCFHIPITRTLLARSANEAMMIATQLGFPVALKIDSPDISHKSDVEGVALNVMNGTSARDTYLEMMERVAQLAPDARINGVTVQKMVRARRGREIYVGLVTDQPFGPVIVFGAGGTMIELMNDRAMELPPLNQFLARHLIERSRVAETLGEWRGANAVNMEALEDVLLRVSEMVCELPELREMDINPIIVDEHGAVSVDARIVVDSSTQAVAGLAGNGYQHLAIMPYPARYRREWPLPGGGAYVVRPVHPNDAQMLQALVQGLSPESRWFRFVSRFHELPPSMLSRFTLIDYDREMALVATIMERSTAPDGTVLDTERIVGVSRYITNPDQTSCEFSLVVADEFSGKGIGSRLMESIIDVARDRGLSEMDGLVLAGNPDMLKLVRRLGFTVKSFPEDPDFKLVTYPL, translated from the coding sequence ATGGACAAGCATTTCCTGACCCCCCTGTTCGCCCCCACGTCGATCGCGGCCTTCGTCGGCGAGCCCAGCGATCCGGGCGGCCAGACCGCCCTGGGCCGCACGCTGCGCGAAGCCTTCCGCGCCGACCGTTTCGACGGCACGCTGCGCTTCATCGACATCCGCACGCAGGGCACGCTCGAAGAGCTGGCGCAGACGCATGCCGACCTGGCGCTGATCGCACTCGCACCGCGCGACGTGGCCGCCGCCCTCGAAATCGCAGGCCGCATCGGCTGCAAGGCCGCGGTGGTCATCTCCACCGGCATCGCCGCCGACCAGGCCGCGCAGTGGCGCAAGATCGCGCGCCGCGAAGGCGTGCACCTGCTGGGCCCGAACTCACTGGGCTTTCAGCGCCCGCCGCTGCACCTGAACGCCAGCGTGGCCGGCCCGCTCGCGCGCACCGGGCCGCTGGCATTGGTATCGCAATCGGGTGCGCTCACGGCATCGATGCTCGACTGGGCGCGGCAGAACGGCGTGGGCTTTTCGAGCGTGGTCTCGCTCGGGCCGCACACCTCGGTCGACATCCCGCAGGTGCTCGACTTCCTGGCCAACGACGCCGCCACGCACAGCATCATCGTGTACCTCGAAGGCATTGCCGACGCGCGCCGCTTCATGAGCGCGCTGCGCTCGGCCTCGCATGCCAAGCCGGTCGTGGTGCTCAAGGCGGGCCGCAAGCCGGCCGGCAACGAGGCCGCACAGACGCACAGTGCCGCCATCGTGGGCAGCGACGACGTGTTCGACGCCGCCTTGCGCCGCGCGGGCGCGGTGCGGGTGCGCTCCTTCGTCGAGCTGTTCTCGGCCGCCAAGTGCCTGGCCTCGCGCTACCGGCCCGTGGGCAAGCGGCTGGCCGTGGTCACCAACGGCGGCGGCCCCGGCGTGCTCGCGGCCGACTGGATCAACGAGATCGGGCTCGACCTGGGACGCCTCTCCGCGCCCGCGCAGAAGCTGCTGCAGCCCTCGCTGCCCGCATTGGCCTCGCTCACCGACCTCATCGACCTGTCGGAAGACGCCACGCCCGCGCACTTCCGCGCGGCCATCGACACCGCGTCGGCCGACAGCCAGATCGACGGCGTGCTCGCCATCTTCTCGCCCAAGGCCGGCGTCGACGCGGCCGCCACGGCACGTGCGCTGGCCGACATTCCGCGCCCCATGCCCAAGCCGCTGCTGGCGTGCTGGATGGGCGATGCCTCGGTCGGCAACGCGCGGGCCGTGCTGGCCGAGGCCACCATCCCGAGCTTTCGCACGCCCGAGGCGGCCGTGGGCGCCTTCGGCAACATCGCGGCCTTCTATCAGAACCAGCAGCTGCTGCAGCAGACGCCGCCGCCGCTCTCGGCGCTGGCCAAGCCCGACATCGACGGCGCGCGCCTGCTCATCGAAAGCGTGCTGGCCGAGCGGCGCAAGGTGCTGACCGAGATGGAGTCGAAGTCGCTGCTGTCGTGCTTCCACATCCCGATCACGCGCACGCTGCTGGCGCGCAGCGCCAACGAGGCCATGATGATCGCCACGCAACTGGGCTTTCCGGTGGCGCTGAAGATCGACTCGCCCGACATCTCGCACAAGTCCGACGTCGAGGGCGTGGCGCTGAACGTGATGAACGGCACCAGCGCGCGCGACACCTACCTGGAGATGATGGAGCGCGTGGCGCAGCTCGCGCCCGACGCCCGCATCAACGGCGTGACCGTGCAGAAGATGGTGCGCGCGCGGCGCGGGCGCGAGATTTACGTCGGCCTCGTCACCGACCAGCCCTTCGGCCCGGTGATCGTCTTCGGCGCGGGCGGCACGATGATCGAGCTCATGAACGACCGCGCCATGGAGCTGCCGCCGCTCAACCAGTTCCTGGCGCGCCACCTCATCGAGCGCTCGCGCGTGGCCGAGACGCTGGGCGAATGGCGCGGCGCCAACGCGGTGAACATGGAAGCCCTCGAAGACGTGCTGCTGCGCGTGTCCGAAATGGTGTGCGAGCTGCCCGAGCTGCGCGAGATGGACATCAACCCCATCATCGTGGACGAGCACGGCGCGGTGTCGGTCGATGCGCGCATCGTGGTCGACAGCAGCACGCAGGCGGTGGCCGGGCTCGCGGGCAACGGCTACCAGCACCTGGCCATCATGCCGTACCCCGCGCGCTACCGGCGCGAATGGCCGCTGCCCGGTGGCGGCGCGTACGTCGTGCGGCCGGTGCACCCGAACGACGCGCAGATGCTGCAGGCGCTGGTGCAGGGCCTGTCGCCCGAGAGCCGCTGGTTCCGTTTTGTCTCGCGCTTCCATGAGCTGCCGCCGTCGATGCTGTCGCGCTTCACGCTCATCGACTACGACCGCGAGATGGCGCTGGTCGCCACCATCATGGAACGCAGCACCGCGCCCGACGGCACCGTGCTCGACACCGAGCGCATCGTGGGCGTGTCGCGCTACATCACCAACCCGGACCAGACCAGCTGCGAGTTCTCGCTCGTGGTGGCCGACGAGTTCAGCGGCAAGGGCATCGGCTCGCGCCTCATGGAAAGCATCATCGACGTGGCGCGCGACCGCGGCCTGTCCGAGATGGACGGGCTGGTGCTGGCCGGCAACCCCGACATGCTCAAGCTGGTGCGCCGGCTGGGCTTCACGGTGAAGTCCTTCCCCGAGGACCCGGACTTCAAGCTCGTGACCTACCCGCTGTAG
- a CDS encoding LysR family transcriptional regulator: MSRSHAPIDTYLLRVLVALVAERSVSRVAVRMNQSQPAISTALRRLREVFADPILVRERSGMVPTERALQLRDRARGALLEIDRMLSGPEQFEPASSAMTFHLALPDYLAMSFLADVTTRFRAEAPHARLVVHPLSVTYDYERALAQGELDIVIGNWPQPPDRLHLSLLLEDDLMCLMGRNNPLAAKGAMTMERYIAARHVVPTPYAASQRGVVETHLATLRQTREACIAVPYFTVAPHLLVGTDLVFTTARHFAMQFVDTLPLVAVPAPQGFPRMRFYQLWHDRSQHEPAHRWLRGILAAVASGLARPDAAPADARAA; this comes from the coding sequence ATGTCACGCTCCCACGCCCCGATCGACACCTACCTGCTGCGCGTGCTGGTCGCCCTGGTGGCCGAACGCAGCGTCTCCCGCGTGGCGGTGCGCATGAACCAGAGCCAGCCCGCCATCAGCACCGCGCTGCGCCGGCTGCGCGAGGTGTTCGCCGACCCCATCCTCGTGCGCGAGCGCAGCGGCATGGTGCCGACCGAGCGGGCGCTGCAGCTGCGCGACCGCGCACGCGGCGCGCTGCTCGAAATCGACCGCATGCTTTCGGGCCCCGAGCAGTTCGAGCCCGCTTCCAGCGCGATGACTTTCCACCTCGCGCTGCCCGACTACCTGGCGATGAGCTTCCTGGCCGACGTGACCACGCGGTTCCGCGCCGAGGCACCGCACGCACGGCTCGTGGTGCACCCGCTGAGCGTCACCTACGACTACGAGCGTGCGCTGGCGCAGGGCGAGCTCGACATCGTCATCGGCAACTGGCCGCAGCCGCCCGACCGCCTGCACCTGTCGCTGCTGCTCGAAGACGACCTCATGTGCCTCATGGGCAGGAACAACCCGCTCGCCGCCAAGGGCGCGATGACGATGGAGCGCTACATCGCGGCGCGCCACGTGGTGCCCACGCCGTACGCGGCGTCGCAGCGCGGCGTGGTCGAAACGCACCTGGCCACGCTGCGCCAGACGCGCGAAGCCTGCATTGCCGTGCCCTACTTCACCGTGGCGCCGCACCTGCTGGTGGGCACCGACCTGGTGTTCACCACCGCGCGCCACTTCGCGATGCAGTTCGTGGACACGTTGCCGCTGGTGGCCGTGCCCGCACCGCAGGGCTTTCCGCGCATGCGCTTCTACCAGCTGTGGCACGACCGCTCGCAGCACGAGCCGGCGCACCGCTGGCTGCGCGGCATCCTGGCGGCGGTGGCGTCGGGGTTGGCGCGGCCCGATGCCGCACCCGCGGACGCACGGGCCGCCTAG
- a CDS encoding carboxymuconolactone decarboxylase family protein, which produces MPRINLVSDTAATGDAQALLSQIHGAFGATPNMFRAVANSPAALRSLWGSFGALGGGVIPAQLREQIAVAVADRNACHYCLAAHTALGRKAGVSAADMAAAQAGESADPRTAAALRFALKLVDARGQIDDADVQALRAVGFDDQHIVEILAHVALNLFTNYVNVAFQVPVDFPQVKLRTEVA; this is translated from the coding sequence ATGCCCCGCATCAACCTCGTCTCCGACACCGCCGCCACCGGCGACGCCCAAGCCCTGCTCTCCCAGATCCACGGCGCCTTCGGCGCGACGCCCAACATGTTCCGCGCCGTCGCCAACTCGCCTGCAGCGCTGCGCAGCCTGTGGGGATCGTTCGGCGCGCTCGGCGGCGGCGTCATTCCGGCGCAGCTCCGCGAGCAGATCGCCGTGGCGGTGGCCGACCGCAACGCCTGCCACTACTGCTTGGCTGCGCACACCGCGCTGGGCCGCAAGGCGGGCGTGTCGGCCGCCGACATGGCGGCCGCGCAGGCCGGCGAATCGGCCGACCCGCGCACGGCGGCGGCGCTGCGCTTTGCACTCAAGCTCGTCGATGCACGCGGACAGATCGACGACGCCGACGTGCAGGCCTTGCGCGCCGTGGGCTTCGACGACCAACACATCGTCGAGATCCTCGCCCACGTCGCCCTGAACCTGTTCACCAACTACGTGAACGTGGCCTTCCAGGTGCCGGTCGATTTCCCGCAGGTGAAGCTGCGCACCGAGGTCGCCTGA
- a CDS encoding redoxin family protein has protein sequence MAWPHPEAPELQVSQWLNTDTPVTLASLRGRVVVLHAFQMLCPTCVSHGLPQAKKTRQLFAEKDVAVIGLHSVFEHHDVMTPAALDAFVREYRLGFPIGIDRPSPTGIIPATMRDYQWQGTPSTVLIDRRGRLRMSHFGVIDDMALGAAIGQLAAEDVPTHLIAQPADGAPPDGACNDNGCPA, from the coding sequence ATGGCCTGGCCGCACCCCGAGGCGCCCGAGCTGCAGGTTTCGCAGTGGCTCAACACCGACACGCCCGTCACGCTCGCGTCGCTGCGGGGCCGGGTCGTGGTGCTGCACGCGTTCCAGATGCTCTGCCCGACCTGCGTGTCGCACGGCCTGCCGCAGGCGAAGAAGACGCGGCAGCTGTTCGCGGAAAAAGACGTCGCGGTGATCGGCCTGCACTCGGTGTTCGAGCACCACGACGTCATGACGCCTGCTGCGCTCGACGCCTTCGTGCGCGAGTACCGCCTGGGCTTCCCGATCGGCATCGACCGGCCCTCGCCTACCGGCATCATCCCCGCCACGATGCGCGACTACCAGTGGCAGGGCACGCCGAGCACGGTGCTGATCGACCGGCGGGGCCGTCTGCGCATGAGCCATTTCGGGGTGATCGACGACATGGCGCTGGGTGCCGCCATCGGGCAGCTCGCGGCTGAAGATGTACCCACGCATCTCATCGCGCAACCGGCGGACGGTGCGCCGCCAGATGGCGCGTGCAACGACAACGGCTGCCCCGCATGA
- a CDS encoding MOSC domain-containing protein, translating to MHHYPREHYAGWASASHPSELLTHAGAFGENISTTGWDESTVCIGDVIQLGDALVQVSQGRQPCWKLDAHFGVPGMAREMQARGCTGWYYRVLEPGWVRAGAMATRVERPHPEWPLSRLIALLFSRDARFVPEWQQAAALPALAERWRATFRKRVDAGRVEDWEPRLRAPASDT from the coding sequence GTGCACCACTACCCGCGCGAGCACTACGCGGGCTGGGCTTCTGCGAGCCACCCAAGCGAGTTGCTGACGCACGCAGGCGCCTTCGGCGAGAACATCTCGACCACCGGCTGGGACGAATCGACCGTGTGCATCGGCGACGTGATCCAGCTCGGCGATGCGCTCGTGCAGGTGTCGCAAGGCCGACAACCCTGCTGGAAGCTCGACGCGCACTTCGGCGTGCCCGGCATGGCGCGCGAGATGCAGGCGCGCGGCTGCACGGGCTGGTACTACCGCGTGCTCGAACCCGGCTGGGTGCGGGCCGGCGCGATGGCGACGCGCGTGGAGCGGCCGCATCCTGAGTGGCCGCTGTCGCGCCTCATCGCGCTGCTGTTCTCGCGCGACGCGCGCTTCGTGCCCGAATGGCAACAGGCCGCCGCCCTGCCCGCGCTGGCCGAACGCTGGCGCGCCACGTTCCGCAAGCGGGTGGATGCGGGGCGCGTCGAAGACTGGGAGCCGCGCCTGCGCGCGCCCGCATCCGATACCTGA
- a CDS encoding homoserine dehydrogenase — MYRDPVSSFLPQPSHGAAIRPLRVGMIGIGTVGSGTFRVLARNQDLIAARAGRGIEVTVVAARNLARAQGIVGEGVALTADPMQVATDPDVDVVVEVAGGTGPARDWVLAAIAHGKHVVTANKALLAVHGTEIFAAASAHGVAVMYEGAVAVSIPIVKALREGLTANRIEWVAGIVNGTTNFILSKMRDEGLDFADALAQAQALGYAEADPAFDIEGVDAAHKTALLAANAFGMPVRFADAQIEGITALQRLDVACAEQLGFRVKLLGVARRREDGVELRVQPALVPATHLLAQVNGSMNGIMVKADAAGITMYYGAGAGSEQTASAVIADLVDVARLDGTHAGQHVPHTGFHAHAVRELPVLPRAAVRSAHYLRVPVQAATDIAAVAELLAAQRLPVRQLVLANGPADAAPQVLVITESAVQGAVDLALHALQASPVVAGPVVALRVETLDD, encoded by the coding sequence ATGTACCGCGATCCCGTCTCGTCCTTCCTGCCCCAGCCCAGCCACGGCGCGGCCATTCGCCCCTTGCGCGTCGGCATGATCGGCATCGGCACCGTGGGCTCGGGCACCTTCCGCGTGCTGGCCCGCAACCAGGACCTCATTGCCGCCCGCGCCGGTCGCGGCATCGAGGTGACGGTGGTGGCGGCGCGCAACCTGGCGCGCGCCCAGGGCATCGTGGGCGAGGGCGTCGCGCTCACGGCCGACCCGATGCAGGTCGCGACCGATCCCGATGTCGATGTGGTCGTCGAGGTGGCCGGTGGCACCGGCCCGGCGCGCGACTGGGTGCTGGCGGCCATTGCGCACGGCAAGCACGTGGTCACGGCCAACAAGGCGCTGCTGGCCGTGCACGGCACCGAGATCTTTGCCGCCGCCAGCGCGCACGGCGTGGCCGTGATGTACGAAGGCGCGGTGGCGGTGAGCATCCCCATCGTGAAAGCGCTGCGCGAGGGCCTCACGGCCAACCGCATCGAATGGGTGGCGGGCATCGTCAACGGCACCACCAACTTCATCCTGAGCAAGATGCGCGACGAGGGCCTGGACTTTGCCGACGCACTCGCGCAGGCCCAGGCGCTGGGCTATGCCGAGGCCGATCCAGCCTTCGACATCGAGGGCGTCGACGCCGCCCACAAGACCGCGCTGCTGGCCGCCAATGCCTTCGGCATGCCGGTGCGCTTTGCCGATGCGCAAATCGAAGGCATCACCGCGCTGCAGCGCCTCGACGTGGCCTGCGCCGAGCAACTGGGCTTTCGCGTCAAGCTGCTGGGCGTGGCACGCCGCCGGGAAGACGGTGTGGAGCTGCGCGTGCAGCCCGCGCTGGTGCCCGCGACGCACCTGCTGGCGCAGGTCAACGGCTCGATGAACGGCATCATGGTCAAGGCCGACGCGGCGGGCATCACGATGTACTACGGCGCGGGCGCCGGCTCGGAGCAGACCGCCTCAGCCGTGATCGCCGACCTCGTCGATGTGGCGCGCCTGGACGGCACCCACGCCGGCCAGCACGTGCCGCACACCGGTTTCCACGCGCATGCGGTGCGCGAACTGCCGGTGCTGCCGCGCGCGGCGGTGCGCAGCGCGCACTACCTGCGCGTGCCGGTGCAGGCGGCGACCGACATCGCGGCCGTGGCCGAGCTGCTGGCCGCGCAGCGGCTGCCGGTGCGGCAGCTGGTGCTGGCGAACGGGCCGGCCGATGCGGCGCCACAGGTGCTGGTGATCACCGAATCGGCGGTGCAGGGCGCGGTCGATCTCGCGCTGCATGCGTTGCAGGCGAGCCCGGTCGTCGCAGGCCCGGTCGTTGCATTGCGCGTGGAAACCCTGGACGACTGA
- a CDS encoding tripartite tricarboxylate transporter substrate binding protein — protein sequence MTTSFFRSALGLACGLMLAAGPASADSFPTKPVNLMVPYPAGGPSDATARIFTVPLGKALGQQVIVENLGGVSGAMAAQKVLAAPADGYYIFQGSPNEIILSPLANAAVKLKAEDFRMVHPVAEAVMVFVARKDLPANSVDELIALARKSADKPLSYGSVGIGSLYHLILEKVQLDTGVKLMHAPYKGNAPLLQDIGGGQVDFAVLVYSAAMGALAEQGRLKILGQLGGQRSELLKNVPTASEGKELKNVNYKTWSGFFVRKNTPEDVVQKLHQAIGTTLKETSVREQLAAQTQQASPSTTLADSAKFYEAETARYRDIAKSIRLEPQ from the coding sequence ATGACGACTTCGTTCTTCCGATCCGCGCTCGGCCTCGCCTGCGGGCTGATGCTGGCCGCGGGCCCTGCCAGCGCCGACAGCTTTCCCACCAAGCCCGTGAACCTGATGGTTCCCTACCCGGCCGGCGGCCCCTCGGACGCCACCGCGCGCATCTTCACCGTGCCGCTGGGCAAGGCGCTGGGCCAGCAGGTGATCGTGGAGAACCTGGGCGGCGTGAGCGGCGCCATGGCCGCGCAGAAGGTGCTGGCCGCGCCCGCCGATGGCTACTACATCTTCCAGGGCTCGCCCAACGAGATCATCCTGTCGCCGCTGGCCAATGCGGCCGTCAAGCTCAAGGCCGAAGACTTCCGCATGGTCCATCCGGTTGCCGAGGCCGTGATGGTCTTCGTCGCCCGCAAGGACCTGCCGGCCAACAGCGTCGACGAGCTCATCGCGCTGGCGCGCAAGTCGGCCGACAAGCCGCTGTCGTACGGCAGCGTGGGCATCGGCTCGCTCTACCACCTGATCCTCGAGAAGGTGCAGCTGGACACCGGCGTGAAGCTCATGCACGCGCCCTACAAGGGCAACGCGCCGCTGCTGCAGGACATCGGCGGCGGGCAGGTCGACTTTGCCGTGCTGGTCTACAGCGCCGCCATGGGCGCGCTGGCTGAACAGGGCCGGCTGAAGATCCTCGGCCAGCTCGGCGGACAACGCTCTGAACTGCTGAAGAACGTGCCCACGGCCAGCGAAGGCAAGGAGCTGAAGAACGTCAACTACAAGACCTGGAGCGGCTTCTTCGTGCGCAAGAACACGCCCGAGGACGTGGTGCAGAAGCTGCACCAGGCCATCGGCACGACGCTGAAGGAAACCAGCGTGCGCGAGCAGCTCGCCGCCCAGACGCAGCAGGCCTCGCCATCGACCACGCTGGCCGACTCCGCGAAGTTCTACGAGGCCGAAACCGCGCGCTACCGCGACATCGCCAAGTCCATCCGACTGGAACCCCAATGA
- a CDS encoding AraC family transcriptional regulator, with protein MPTQTPPPIDRLSSLLERFRVRAHLFHTGPLCGVTHFAAKEGRSFLHVMRRGEMVVTHSAPSVRSAGVPRKLVVKEPSLLFYPRPLAHDFHNAPTEGSDFVCATVDFDGGEAHPLVRALPPLVQLPLHAVDGLEASLALLFAETGRVLCGHRLLADRLFEVVLIQLLRWLLDHPQESGVPAGLLTGLGDPQLARVLVALHERPGEPWPLEQMAAEGGMSRSAFAARFKSVVGATPADYLAQWRLTIAQAELRTGASVKTIADRLGYANASALSRLFAQKVGVSPREWRARQSF; from the coding sequence ATGCCGACACAGACTCCTCCGCCCATCGACAGGCTCTCGTCCCTGCTCGAGCGCTTCCGCGTCCGGGCCCATCTGTTCCACACGGGGCCGCTGTGCGGCGTGACGCACTTCGCGGCGAAGGAGGGGCGCAGCTTCCTGCATGTGATGCGGCGCGGCGAGATGGTGGTCACGCACTCGGCGCCGTCGGTGCGCTCGGCCGGCGTGCCGCGCAAGCTGGTCGTGAAGGAACCCAGCCTGCTGTTCTATCCACGTCCGCTGGCGCACGACTTCCACAACGCGCCCACGGAAGGCTCGGATTTCGTCTGCGCCACGGTCGACTTCGACGGCGGCGAGGCGCACCCGCTGGTGCGCGCCTTGCCGCCGCTGGTGCAACTGCCGCTGCATGCGGTCGATGGCCTCGAAGCGTCGCTGGCGCTGCTGTTCGCGGAAACCGGGCGCGTGCTGTGCGGGCACCGGCTGCTGGCCGACCGGTTGTTCGAAGTGGTGCTGATCCAGTTGCTGCGCTGGCTGCTCGACCATCCGCAGGAGAGCGGCGTGCCCGCGGGTTTGCTGACGGGCCTGGGCGACCCGCAGCTGGCGCGCGTGCTGGTCGCGCTGCACGAGCGGCCGGGCGAGCCGTGGCCGCTCGAACAGATGGCCGCGGAAGGGGGCATGTCGCGCAGTGCGTTCGCGGCGCGCTTCAAGTCGGTGGTGGGCGCCACGCCCGCGGACTACCTCGCGCAGTGGCGCCTGACGATTGCGCAGGCCGAGCTGCGCACGGGCGCGTCGGTCAAGACGATTGCCGATCGCCTCGGCTACGCGAATGCGTCGGCGCTGTCGCGCCTGTTCGCGCAGAAGGTGGGCGTGTCGCCGCGCGAATGGCGCGCGCGGCAGTCTTTTTGA
- a CDS encoding M20 aminoacylase family protein, protein MSTTTALLNDLHATADTFIGIRRDIHQHPELGFDEHRTSALVAEKLEAWGYTVERHIGGTGVVGRLVRGNGTRRLGLRADMDALPIDEATGLAYASAHTGVMHACGHDGHTAMLLAAAQHLAERGRFDGTLNLIFQPAEEGGGGAVRMIDDGLFERYPCDAIFAMHNMPGLAQGRLAMREGPAMASSDYATITLTGVGGHGAMPHRAADPVVAAASTVMALQSVVSRNIDPLQMAVVTVGAIHAGKANNVIPQSAVLELSVRALDRDVRKTIETRVKALVAAQAESFGVQAQIDWRPGYAVLVNTPEETAFARTVAEELVGTAQVTWQTPPLSGSEDFAFMLERVPGCYLLIGNGEGDAHGACMVHNPGYDFNDSNVAVGGAYWVLLTERFLGVAG, encoded by the coding sequence ATGAGCACCACCACCGCCCTCCTGAACGACCTGCACGCCACCGCGGACACCTTCATCGGCATCCGCCGCGACATCCACCAGCACCCCGAACTCGGCTTCGACGAGCACCGCACCTCGGCGCTGGTGGCCGAGAAGCTCGAAGCCTGGGGCTACACCGTCGAGCGCCACATCGGCGGCACCGGCGTGGTGGGCCGGCTGGTGCGCGGCAACGGCACGCGTCGCCTCGGCCTGCGCGCCGACATGGACGCCCTGCCCATCGACGAGGCCACGGGCCTGGCCTACGCCAGCGCACACACCGGCGTGATGCACGCCTGCGGCCACGACGGCCACACGGCGATGCTGCTGGCAGCGGCGCAACACCTGGCCGAACGCGGGCGCTTCGACGGCACGCTGAACCTGATCTTCCAGCCCGCCGAAGAAGGCGGTGGCGGCGCGGTGCGCATGATCGACGACGGCCTGTTCGAGCGCTACCCCTGCGACGCCATCTTCGCGATGCACAACATGCCCGGCCTGGCGCAGGGCCGGCTGGCGATGCGCGAAGGCCCGGCCATGGCCTCGTCCGACTACGCCACGATCACGCTGACCGGTGTGGGGGGCCACGGCGCCATGCCGCACCGCGCGGCCGACCCGGTCGTGGCTGCGGCCAGCACCGTGATGGCGCTGCAGAGCGTGGTCTCGCGCAACATCGACCCGCTGCAGATGGCCGTGGTGACGGTGGGCGCGATCCACGCGGGCAAGGCCAACAACGTGATCCCGCAGAGCGCCGTGCTCGAACTCAGCGTGCGCGCCCTCGACCGCGACGTGCGCAAGACCATCGAAACCCGCGTCAAGGCGCTCGTGGCCGCGCAGGCCGAAAGCTTCGGCGTGCAGGCGCAGATCGACTGGCGGCCCGGCTATGCCGTGCTGGTCAACACGCCCGAAGAAACCGCCTTTGCGCGCACCGTGGCCGAAGAACTCGTGGGCACGGCGCAGGTCACCTGGCAGACACCGCCGCTGTCGGGCAGCGAAGACTTCGCCTTCATGCTGGAGCGCGTGCCCGGCTGCTACCTGCTCATCGGCAATGGCGAGGGCGACGCGCACGGTGCCTGCATGGTCCACAACCCCGGCTACGACTTCAACGACAGCAATGTCGCGGTGGGCGGCGCCTACTGGGTGCTGCTGACCGAGCGCTTCCTGGGCGTGGCAGGCTGA
- a CDS encoding LysR family transcriptional regulator — protein sequence MTLVQLRHLISLAHTGSFSKSAQALHLTQPALSRSVRALEDELGMPLFDRIGRRNELTAFGREVLERARLLVSEAEALRDRGRQMREGEGGTVRIGLGSGPGALLMTPFLLHMAKHHPAVRTEIARGSTDLLAQALRERSLDALVVDARALKPAPDLALTHVYELRGAFLCRRGHPLTRLRKGVSFDAVQRYPIASTPLSDEVARGLVETYGPQAHPANCVTLQCEELPSIADVVRQSDTVLLAVHESAPDLVELRMEPPMHGTARFGLVTLRQRTEAPALAILRRLMEAQMGGQRPVKKRA from the coding sequence ATGACGCTGGTTCAACTGAGGCACCTGATTTCGCTGGCCCACACGGGCTCCTTCAGCAAATCGGCGCAAGCCCTGCACCTGACGCAGCCCGCGCTCAGCCGCAGCGTGCGCGCGCTCGAGGACGAGCTGGGCATGCCGCTGTTCGACCGCATCGGCCGGCGCAACGAGCTCACGGCCTTCGGGCGCGAGGTGCTGGAGCGCGCGCGGCTGCTGGTGTCGGAAGCCGAGGCGCTGCGCGACCGCGGCCGGCAGATGCGCGAAGGCGAGGGCGGCACGGTGCGCATCGGCCTCGGTTCCGGGCCGGGTGCGCTGCTGATGACGCCCTTCCTGCTGCACATGGCCAAGCACCATCCGGCGGTGCGCACGGAGATCGCGCGCGGCAGCACCGACCTGCTGGCGCAGGCGCTGCGCGAGCGCAGCCTGGATGCGCTGGTGGTCGATGCGCGCGCACTCAAGCCCGCCCCCGACCTGGCGCTGACCCACGTGTACGAGCTGCGCGGCGCCTTCCTGTGCCGCCGCGGCCATCCGCTCACACGGCTGCGCAAGGGCGTGAGTTTCGACGCCGTGCAGCGCTACCCGATCGCCTCGACGCCGCTGAGCGACGAGGTGGCGCGCGGCCTGGTCGAGACCTACGGCCCGCAGGCGCATCCTGCCAACTGCGTGACCCTGCAGTGCGAGGAGCTGCCCAGCATCGCCGACGTGGTGCGCCAGAGCGACACGGTGCTGCTCGCGGTGCACGAGTCGGCGCCCGACCTGGTCGAACTGCGGATGGAGCCGCCGATGCACGGCACGGCGCGCTTCGGACTCGTCACCCTGCGCCAGCGCACCGAGGCGCCGGCGCTCGCGATTCTTCGCCGGTTGATGGAAGCGCAGATGGGCGGGCAGCGGCCCGTCAAGAAAAGAGCCTAG